The Phaeodactylum tricornutum CCAP 1055/1 chromosome 2, whole genome shotgun sequence DNA window GATACACGCGATCCAGAGTACGAGCAAACGGATGGTTCGTCTGGGCACGGTGCCGGAACGCCTAATTGTCGAAGTACGTATATAGTTGTAGATGTATTCACacgcaagcaaaacaaaCGTCTAACAGGAACGAAAGAAACTCGTCAATGCTGTTTGGGAAAGTCTTGACTATCACTCAtatctttttccttttcactATTTATAAGGTTCGACCAACCGACACGGCAAATTTGCGCAAAAAGGTGTTGCAGGTACAACGGATTGTGGATCAGGAACTGGGGTTTGTCGCGTCCTCCGATGCCAAGCCTGCGAGACGAATCACCTATCTCTGTATCCAAAACAAACGCGTGGTTGGCATGGCTTGCGTCGAACTCATTGACCAGGCTTATGCATTGATTCAGACAGCACAGGCGTACGAACGCTCCACCGTCCCCGTCAAAGCCATGCTGGGCATTCACCAGCTCTGGGTGCATTCCAAGTTTCGTTCGCGTGGCATTGCGACCAATCTAATAGACGCCGCACGTGCCAAAATGGTGTTTGGCCTCGTGGTCCCCGTCGACCAAGTCGCCTTTTCCAGTCCCACCCAGGCCGGCGCCGAATTTGCCCGACGCTACTACCAGCACCGCGCAACAACAGCATACGGTACGGGCGCTACTGactgtaacagtaagccTCACCCAACATCGAATCGCGTGCTGGTGTACGATTGCGGGAGTTGATCCAGTGGAGCCGGTGCCATATCAATTGTCTCGTGCCACAAAAACGAAGCCCGAGCGACGGAATTGGATGAAGGCCCACGTATTGGAGAAAAAGTCTGTAGAATAACCGCACAGGGTGGCGCTGGGGTTACTGTCTTCTGGTCCAACCAAAGAAATATACCGGCAACATCTCGACCACTTCACTTATCTCGTTCCGGGACCGGTAGCAAACCCTGTGAGAGCAAAAAGTTCGCTGGTTGTGGCATAAAAAGACGGTGTGTCATTTGTACGCTTGTGAAAGGGGGTGATCTTTTTGGAGCGCCATATCAAAGGCACACAGTTAGAACACGTCCTCGAAACCGAAATAATTTTGTTTTACCGATTACCTACCCAGCCATCAGATTGTCAGATCACACGTCGTACAAAACTTGGTTGCACCTACGTACGTGACAGAATTTCGCTGGTCTACTATCATTCCCGTTGGCAAGTAGACATATTATAAAAACTTCCTACGAATTTTGGGTATGACGTTCACTGATTGTCCCAAAAGTGAACAATATGTACGGATCGTGCTACAGTAGAATAAGTATATTTCAAATATCGAAGAAGTCACTATCATTTCTGTCATCGAACTGAGACGATTGGATTCCCTGTCAACCCCATTGCATTCCAGTATCCACTTCACGTATTCTCCAGTAGGTTTTCAACACATTCGATCGTCTTATGGAATTTCAAATTAATTTTCTACGTTGCGTCTCCGATATTTATTTTATTTGTAAACGAGAGTTGAAGTCACCTACCGGTTGACACAGCTCGATATGATTGGTCTATTGGTCATATACCAAGCTGACGTAAGCTTATAGGCAGATTGAAGTTGGAAATTTTGCATTAGAACTTGAGTGGTGAAGAAAGCTATGGAACCCTTGCCAGACTTTCCGAGATTAAGCAAGGAGGTACACTTACGGAACGCGAAGGCCCACACCTCATCAGCGTTCCGACTTGGTGCAGCCGCTTGTATTTTGTCACCATACTTTGCAAGTCCATTTGTGTTCACAGCATTCGCTTTCCTTCTCCCTGGAGCTTTGTTTGAACGTCAATGCTCGATCCTTCTAACTTGCTCATGTCTTCAGATCGCCAAGAATTCTTGGACACGTCTTCCAATACGGCAACTGACCAGCAACATCAGCAAGTCCAGCAGTCCCAACGGATTGCTATGAACAACAACAGTCAGAATCAGCACCAAGCCATGTTCTTGTCTTCATCCCAAGCTTCTGTACCGCAAACCAGCAACATTGGTATCGCTACGAACCAAACCGGTACATCTCTATCCAACAATAATAACGCCAGCACTAACGATGctcaacaacaaaacctgaaCATTGCGAACGAACTCAAGCGTTTTCAACAGTATCATCAGCTTAGTACTGGCAGTGGAGGTGGCAACGCTCTGCTCATGCCAACGGGTAGCCAGGCTTCCAGTACCGTCCCCAATCCGGCGGCTTTTTTGCAGTCCATGCTGGATCAAAAGGTTCAGAATCCTCGTTTTGAAGAGCCGTTACGACAAGCCAATGCGCCTGCCACGCAAAACAACATGCTTCCGGTTGGGTTTCTTGCCGATAATCGATTCTTGATGACGCCCAACCAGTTTGGAATTCCCAACTTTACTCAAAACCAGTCTCAACAAGCACAAACAGGATCAGAAATGCCTTTACCTTCGCCTCATTCACTATTCCACCGAGACGGCAGCCGCCGAATGCGTGGCGGCGTCATTGAACCTTTTCCGGAAAAGCTCCATCGGTTATTATTGGAGGTAGAGGCTGCCGGTCGCGGTGATGTTATctctttcgtcgtcggcggaCGGGCCTTTATCATTCACAAGCCTGACAAGTTCTTTAAGGATATAGTGCCGCTATATTTTCGCCAGTCGCGGCTGAGTTCATTCAAGCGGCAATTGAATTTGTATGGGTTCGAACTAATCAATACAGGACCCGCACGTGGAGGATACTACCACGAATTGTTTGTGAAAGACCATCCCGATATGTGTCGCCGAATGCGGCGTGTGGCTATCAAGCTGGTGTCCAAGTCAGGAGACCAAGACACCGAAGGGGAGAAAAAGGCTCAAGACGAATCGACTCTGCACAATAACACTAGCAACAGTGGCCCCTTCAGTGTAGGGGCACCGGGTGGCAATATCGAATGAGAAAGTGCATTTTGTTCCAAGTctcgaaaaaagaaaactGTGCAGTGTCACTGTATATTAATTCATAGAGTCCCGTATAAATACCATTGAAAATCAGCATTGGCTGTGATCAGCTCCATTGACTTCAAATTAGCTAGAGGCAAGGCAGGGCATCCGATTTtaatttttgttttcgattCACTATCAAGCAATACCAAGTATTTACTGGGTACTACCTCACAGGGCCTGACAAGCGGTACagcaaaaacaacaaaggttACCTTTTCGGTTTATATGTAAAAAAACTAGGTTTTCAAAGTGGTTGGACCAGGGTTATTGCATCTGTGTTTGGACGGCCACAAAAAAAGTTGTCTCTACGCTTCGCCAACCCtaagtttgtcttttgctAGTGATGCCGTAGCGGTCGAAACCTGATTTGATATTCCTCGAATCGACTCCAGGACAAAAAAGCAATCAATTGTTTGTTAGCGAGACCGTAAGCCCAATATATTCCAGCAATTTCTCTCATTTCGTTGTTTCCATTGCAAGATTCTCACAGGATGAGCACTCCGCAACGAGGTTTTTAATTTGTAAAAATGACGAAGACGTTCCCAGCACCTGGCATCCTTGAGGAAGGCAACTGTGTGGCAAGGGAAGTCGAAATAATTTGTAAACTTCCCCAACTAACGAGCCCTGTCTGGTTTCCTATTTGGATTGCTCTTACAAGTACTTATACGATTCCGTTCCATGTAGTTGAAGTTGAACAGCGTCGCCAGACGAGAAATGTTTCTTCACCAGTCCAATAAATGCGAGCTACGATAGTTGGCGCAAAACTCCGGTACTACGATACCTCTCGAACGTGACCTCCTGTCTCGAGAGGTCATTAGGTGGTTGCAAAGGAAGGAATAGCAACATTTTCGCGTTGCGTTCTCTACAGCATTCGTTGGGTCATTCTTCCTCCTCAAAGATTGAGATTGGGTCATTTTGAATTGCATTCGTAAATATGTTAAATGTCCAAGCCCTGATATGGAACTCTTGAAACGTTGAAAACTTGTTTCGGAAGGTTAATTTCCTGCTGCTGGGATTCGCTCGCTCGTCGCTCGAAGGCAGCTCTAAAGGCTGGACAAAATGGCTGTAACGGTGAAACTTGCTTTCGTGAACTGTTTTCCAATGATGGTTGTCTTTTAGTACCGCTCAGTACCCACTATAATGTCTGTTTCAAATGTTGGTCCTGTTCTGGAAACTCTTTTGTGTTCTCATGGCAGTAATGACTCCTTTATCTTGGTTTGCGGGTTCGCGACAAATTCATGTCCGATAAATCTAGATTTCTCTGCTTCTTGGAAAGATGATTACTAACGGAACGACATTCCTTTCGGAAAACACATTAAGTCTGATAAAGACTCTGGTTTTGATGTGTCCATATTCAACCATATCTTTTCGAGAAAGAATTCCCGAGGCCTATAGGAGCAATATGGCATACGGTTCTGAGATTAGCCACGTGCGAAGGAACGGTAGGGGCGAAGGCCTCCTTCGAAGACCGATTTCCGGTACTGCCGCTACGTGAAAGAGACGCTTGGATGCGTTCTTCGACATGGAAAAATCCTCCTGCAACAGACACAACCCCGCCGCTCTCGGAATTGAAAACGCACAACCTGCGATTTTTACCGATTCGGCTCCCGTCATGGCCCTTCCCACTGGCAACCAAGAACGCGACGCTCTACGCCGTGCTCTTCATGCATCCTTGCACGACGTTCTTCACGATGTTGGATTTGATGTCCAGAATCAAGCTCGGACCGTGATGGACCCGGGTATGCATCAGAGAATGCATTTTCCGCCTGCTGCTCTTCTCGCGTCTCACCGACCCTCTGCTCTGGCTCAGAGCCTTACCATGCCTCCCAATGGCATGCGATCCATGATGCACTTTACCGGAACCGCTGGTGATCTGCTATTTTCCGCTGCTTCCGCTGCCGAATCTAGGCTTTACGATCAAGTTCGTACGGCTCTACTTCAACGCCAGATACTGGCTCGAGAGAATGAACGCCTGGCTCTCGAAGAGCAGTATTTGCATATGCTCCGCAGTGGTATTCAGAACAAGAACAAGGGATATTCTATGGGGTCTCCCGTTTCCCTGGGCTTCCTTGCTGCTCAGATGCCACATCAAGCAACGGCTCCTACCATGCCTCCACCCACGAAGAACGGTATCAAAGCTTTGGAGGCGCTTGGTAGTAGCCTTCGCAGCAAGACCGATCCGTATATTGATGTTTCTGCGGTCGAAGATCCAGATGCGGACGACTCTAACCTTCGTCGTACTCGCGGTGGAGTATCGGAGCCCTTCCCGGAGAAACTTCACCGAATGCTGGACGAAGCGGAGGAACGCGGTCAGACGGACATTGTCTCCTTCTACTCGCACGGCCGTGCTTTTGGAGTACACGATATCGACCGTTTCGTGTCCGAAATTATGCCGAAATACTTCAAGCAGAGCAAATGGAACAGCTTTGCTCGTCAGTTGAATCTGTACGGTTTTGTGCGTATCTCGTCCGGTCCAGACGCTGGTGGCTACTACCATGAGCTTTTCCTGAAGGGTCGCCCGAATCTTTCATTCCATATGCGACGAGTCGGTGTTCCTCAGGGTGAAGATCGTCGCAAGTACAAGGTCAAGAGCTCATTAGTGGAACCCGACTTTTACTCCATGAAGCCTGTTGTGGCACAAACCATGAATCATCCAGTGACAAGCGCCTCCCGATAGATTCCGCTGGGGAAAAGACTGCAAATCGCAATGCAAGCGTTTGTCTTTGGGGTATAAAAGAAGATATCAGCGTGCTTATCAATAACTTAACTTACAGTATAGTCTTTCTTATAAGCTCAGACGTCGTGTGCACTCGGTTCGATAAGTCGTGCTCCGTGATATATCACTGTCAAACTACCGCCTCGTTCTTGGTCTGGCGCGACTGACAAAGAATTTTAGTATTTCACCATCGGAACTATTGTATGATGCATACATTGGGACTAGCAGGAAGaatcaaatcaaaaactGCATGAACTCTTGCCGAGTATAAGTGTGCCAACCTGTTGTGGTTGTGGTCGCTGCGGAGTTATACCATAGTAATTCGTATAACCCATCCGGTATGTGCTTCGTAAGCCTCGCACAGACATGATTGAGTGTACATGGTGTATCCCTAAAATTGCGAAACTAGAGCCTATCCAAAACGAAGGAGCTGGGATTGAGACGTTTGGCCACTATTGGATGGGTATCCGAGGAAAAAATGGAACTACAACCTACAATTGAGAGActcaaaatgaaaaagaatattTTGGTATTTATTCCGATAACGGATGCTACCTGAATAAAATGAGAGCGCCCATGAATCTAGAAACGCTGATGGTGACCTGTATAAGAGAAACTCGTTGGTTTGTTCTGGGGAAACACCGTAGCGTCTACTTCAAGCTGATTCAATCTCCCTCCTGCCGCCTGAATGTCTTGTCTTAGGAAAGCTTGTTGGTGATACGCACTTTCTGAATGTTGCTGGGTCTGTCCTAATTGAGCAAGAACCAAGCCAGCCGGTGGGTCGGCAGGGAGATTCAGAAAGGAATGGTTGATGAGCCCATTAGCTTTCGAAACATTATCTTGTAGATACGCCAGCGAGAGCGAAAGGTCTGAGGAAAAGGAATGGCGTTCATTGAGAAATCGACCCATAGTCGTATGCGGGAGCGAATGATTGCGCTGCAAGAGGGTAGCAAGTAGTCCAAGACTACTCGAAGGGCTATCGATATCCACAGCCATATGCTGACTCTTTGACTGAGGGAGAAATGCCGCAGTGGGCAAAGCGCTTCCAATCTAAAGGATAAACAAAGCAAGGGGTGAGAGGTATATAATTCCCGACTCGCTCTGGCATTGCTGCTGCTTGAAGAGCCTCTGTCAACTTCACCACTGTCGCAGTCAAAAAGCGAATCGGCAGCGGCAAAAGTATTGAAACCAGCATTCCACTTACCCCTCCATTCGATTTCAGGAGCTGCTCAATAATTTGCTTCCTGCACTCGTTCTCTTGATGAACCCTGCGCAAAACCCCGACAGTTCGACTAATGAGGTCAACTCGACTGAGAAGGTTATCATCGTGGGCCCTATCGGTTCCTTTCCATTGGTCTCGTTGAGCTCGCTCCTCGGCCTCGGCTCGAAGTAGAGGGTCGACTTCAATTAGAATACTCAAGAGGTCGTTGCAGCCTTTGTTAACATCATTCCTCCGTTTCTTCTCACGGTACCGTTTTCGCTCGGATCTTGCCATCTCGGAAAATCGATCTTCATCGATTTCACCTGTGTCATCTTCTTGGTCGCTGCAACgttttctcttttttttGGCCATGGTATTCCGGCCTGGTTTTGGCGGCGCCCACACATTTGCTATCACCAGTTGCCAACGGAAGAGGCTCAGGGGCGCTATCGGTATCGGCATCTGTAGAATTCTGAAGCATAGTAGAGGAGGTCATCGAAAGTCTATTTGATTCCGAATGGATATCTTG harbors:
- a CDS encoding predicted protein — encoded protein: MPIPIAPLSLFRWQLVIANVWAPPKPGRNTMAKKKRKRCSDQEDDTGEIDEDRFSEMARSERKRYREKKRRNDVNKGCNDLLSILIEVDPLLRAEAEERAQRDQWKGTDRAHDDNLLSRVDLISRTVGVLRRVHQENECRKQIIEQLLKSNGGIGSALPTAAFLPQSKSQHMAVDIDSPSSSLGLLATLLQRNHSLPHTTMGRFLNERHSFSSDLSLSLAYLQDNVSKANGLINHSFLNLPADPPAGLVLAQLGQTQQHSESAYHQQAFLRQDIQAAGGRLNQLEVDATVFPQNKPTSFSYTGHHQRF
- a CDS encoding predicted protein, with the protein product MPPNGMRSMMHFTGTAGDLLFSAASAAESRLYDQVRTALLQRQILARENERLALEEQYLHMLRSGIQNKNKGYSMGSPVSLGFLAAQMPHQATAPTMPPPTKNGIKALEALGSSLRSKTDPYIDVSAVEDPDADDSNLRRTRGGVSEPFPEKLHRMLDEAEERGQTDIVSFYSHGRAFGVHDIDRFVSEIMPKYFKQSKWNSFARQLNLYGFVRISSGPDAGGYYHELFLKGRPNLSFHMRRVGVPQGEDRRKYKVKSSLVEPDFYSMKPVVAQTMNHPVTSASR
- a CDS encoding predicted protein, which gives rise to MLDPSNLLMSSDRQEFLDTSSNTATDQQHQQVQQSQRIAMNNNSQNQHQAMFLSSSQASVPQTSNIGIATNQTGTSLSNNNNASTNDAQQQNLNIANELKRFQQYHQLSTGSGGGNALLMPTGSQASSTVPNPAAFLQSMLDQKVQNPRFEEPLRQANAPATQNNMLPVGFLADNRFLMTPNQFGIPNFTQNQSQQAQTGSEMPLPSPHSLFHRDGSRRMRGGVIEPFPEKLHRLLLEVEAAGRGDVISFVVGGRAFIIHKPDKFFKDIVPLYFRQSRLSSFKRQLNLYGFELINTGPARGGYYHELFVKDHPDMCRRMRRVAIKLVSKSGDQDTEGEKKAQDESTLHNNTSNSGPFSVGAPGGNIE
- a CDS encoding predicted protein, with the translated sequence MGKRRWNGSNLLGHPSPQRRRRRHQTACDEFDSNILHNVKQQSSLHAFFGVKTRPSPMEVRSRSRCTPTIVGTPPTPQAELQRCRPTPPTSTAHPPPSTPVIKTQRVRKKTQQLYLDCGQRDFGSRSVCATCGMLYVHGLVEDAIQHARICQDYIQGVPFAIPTSTLSSFWSTQALSIHAIQSTSKRMVRLGTVPERLIVEVRPTDTANLRKKVLQVQRIVDQELGFVASSDAKPARRITYLCIQNKRVVGMACVELIDQAYALIQTAQAYERSTVPVKAMLGIHQLWVHSKFRSRGIATNLIDAARAKMVFGLVVPVDQVAFSSPTQAGAEFARRYYQHRATTAYVSLTQHRIACWCTIAGVDPVEPVPYQLSRATKTKPERRNWMKAHVLEKKSVE